TCAGTGAGCGCGCCATGTACGGCTACGAGATGCTGCAGGAAGCGGAGCGGCGCAGCGCGAGTCAGTTCCAGATGAAAGAAGGAACGCTCTACCCCGCGCTGCACCAGATGGAACGCGCCGGGTTTCTCAAGGCGACGTGGCGCGAGAGCGACACCGGCCGCTCGCGAAAGTATTACGCGCTCACGGCAAAGGGCCGCCGCCACGCCGAGTCCAAGCGGCGTCAGTGGGAATCGATATCCGCGGCGATGCGCGCCATCCTCGGAGCCCAACATGGATGAGCGAACACTCACCGAACTGATCGATCGCGTCGTGCGCGACGCGAAGCTTCCGGCCGCGCGCGCGCGTGACGAGTTGCGGCGCGAGCTGGAGAGTCACTTCGCGGACGCGGGCGGCTCGCCGGAGTCGCTGCGCGCCGCGATCGAACGCTTCGGCAGCCCCGAGCTCGTTGGCGGAGCGCTCGAGCGCGCGCATCGACATAATCGCGTGCTCTCCCATATCATCCGCATCCTGGCGGCGTCACTCGCGTCGGCGCTCCTCGCCCTCGTCATTCAGATCGTAGTGAATCTCCGCTTCGATGGCCCGGCGACCCTGGGACTCGCGCCGTCATTCGTGGCCTCCGCCGCGTTTTCGACCATGCTCGTCGTTGCGCTCGTTGCCGCGTGGGAGCTCGACATCGACTCGTTATGCGCTCGCCTCGAGCGGCATCCGGTGCGTCTGCTCGGCACCGTCGCCGCGCTTGCCGCATCGATGGTGCTCTTTCATGCCACGCAGCACGGCTGGGTCCATCCGGCCAAGGCCCTGACCGAGAGCAGCATCGACGTCATCATCTGGACGTGCACGATCGCGATCCTCACGCGCGTCGATCGCGCTTTTGCGCGCGTCTTCACACCCGCCGAGCCATGATCAACTCCCTCGCCAGCGACCTGCGCCAAGCCTGGCGCATGATGAAGCGCAGCCCGATCGTTGCCGCCGTGGTGATCGGATCGTTAGGCATCGGCATCGGTGTCAACACGGCCGTGTTCTCGTGGGTTCAGGCGGTGATCCTGCACCCGCTGCCGGGCGTCGCCGAAGCCGCAAGCTTCCATCTCGTCGAAGCGCGAACGGAGAGCGCTGCGCATCCGGGCTCGTCGTGGCTCGAGTATGTCGATCTGCGTACCCGCCTTCCGTCCATGCCGAACGTGCTCGCCTTTCGGATGGCGCCATTCACGGTGGGCGCCGCGGATCATGTCGAGCGAACGTATGGCCTGCTCGTATCCGGGAATTATTTCTCGGCGCTCGGTTTGCGGCCCGCAGCGGGACGATTTCCGCGGCCCGAGGAAGTGGCGCGTGCTGGCGCCGAGCCGGTGGTCGTGATCTCCCACGAATTCTGGGAGACGCGCTTCAATCGATCACCCGATGCGATCGGGCAGACACTGCGGGTGAATGAGCGTCCACTCACGATCATCGGCGTCGCACCGGAAGGTTTTCAGGGAACCATCCTCGCGCTCGACTTCGACCTCTGGATTCCAGCGACGATGGCTTCGACGCTGTTCGCCGGCAACCGCGAGCTCGAGGACCGAAGCGTGCGCGGTTACAATATCATGGCCCGCCTTGGCCCCGGCGTTACGCTCGCGCGCGCTCAGGGCGAGGTGGACGCCGCGATGCGCGATCTTGCGCTACGGTATCCGCAAACGAACGCCAAGGTCGGCGCCGAAGTGCTTCCCTTCTGGCGTGCACCGCGCGGGCCACAGCTCATGCTCGCGCGGGCCATACTCGTCTTACAGGGCGTGATGCTGCTAGTACTTCTGGCCGTCTGCGGCAATACGGCCAATCTCATCCTCGCCCGCGCCAGCGCGCGCCAGCGGGAGATCGGCGTGCGGCTCGCGTTAGGGGCTGGCCCATGGCGCATCACGGCGTCGCTCCTCACCGAAAGCTTGACGCTCGCGCTCTTCGGTGCCGTTGTCGGCACCGCGCTCGCAGTCTGGGGAACGCAGGCGCTCCGCGCCGTGCCGATGATCGGCGCCTTTCCGATCAAGTTTCAAACGAGCGTCGATGGCGTCACGCTCGCCTTTGCGATCGGCCTCGGCATCGCTTGCGGCTTCATCTTCGGCCTCGTTCCCGCGCTGCAGCTTTCTCGCGTCGACCCGCAGAGCGCGATGCGCGCCGGGATTCACTCCGCCGGTCGCAGCCGCACCCGCAACGCACTCATGTCGACGCAGGTTGCGCTCGCGCTCATCGTGCTTACCGCAGGCGCGCTCTTCTTCCGCAGCTTCCGCGAGAGCGAGACCGACACCGGCTTTCGCCGCAACGGCGTGCTCCTCGCTGCGTATGACCTTTCCGCGCGCAATCCAACCGGCCAGCAGAGTCTCGCCTTCGCGTCGACGGTCGTGGAGCGGCTGTGGGCGCTGCCTAACGTCGATGGTGCCGCCGTCGCC
This is a stretch of genomic DNA from Gemmatimonadaceae bacterium. It encodes these proteins:
- a CDS encoding helix-turn-helix transcriptional regulator, whose product is MAAKVHLSSLLRTGTRQIMNYDREFLTGTVGVLILSLLSERAMYGYEMLQEAERRSASQFQMKEGTLYPALHQMERAGFLKATWRESDTGRSRKYYALTAKGRRHAESKRRQWESISAAMRAILGAQHG
- a CDS encoding ABC transporter permease, coding for MINSLASDLRQAWRMMKRSPIVAAVVIGSLGIGIGVNTAVFSWVQAVILHPLPGVAEAASFHLVEARTESAAHPGSSWLEYVDLRTRLPSMPNVLAFRMAPFTVGAADHVERTYGLLVSGNYFSALGLRPAAGRFPRPEEVARAGAEPVVVISHEFWETRFNRSPDAIGQTLRVNERPLTIIGVAPEGFQGTILALDFDLWIPATMASTLFAGNRELEDRSVRGYNIMARLGPGVTLARAQGEVDAAMRDLALRYPQTNAKVGAEVLPFWRAPRGPQLMLARAILVLQGVMLLVLLAVCGNTANLILARASARQREIGVRLALGAGPWRITASLLTESLTLALFGAVVGTALAVWGTQALRAVPMIGAFPIKFQTSVDGVTLAFAIGLGIACGFIFGLVPALQLSRVDPQSAMRAGIHSAGRSRTRNALMSTQVALALIVLTAGALFFRSFRESETDTGFRRNGVLLAAYDLSARNPTGQQSLAFASTVVERLWALPNVDGAAVASSVPLDIHGLPIRSFTLEGRARADAAADQVLNNVVTPGYFKTLGIPFREGHDFAALTDASSPAQVIVNEAFVRRYVAGTQALGRRLESRGKTYVIVGVVRTTISDSFGERPTPCIYFSYRDRPASTGEIHVHTAGGAEQLAPEIRRVVRELDPGLVVYDIRTLDEHIEKNLFLRRIPARMFVVLGPLLLLLAAIGIYAVVSYSISRRTVEIGVRHALGASAHRIVIEITRDTLRAIGSGALIGWIIALLVEIHAARGVIYLPIVLGVPAILFAVAVLACWIPARRAAGADPVRALRND